Proteins from one Gilliamella sp. ESL0443 genomic window:
- a CDS encoding DeoR/GlpR family DNA-binding transcription regulator, which yields MAKVSSAQLKRRLEIAAIVRKNGEIKVDELSDMLQVSNVTIRQDLTYLEHQGYLKRFFGRAIYISPEDFISNSNSVYPSRLASYLNTDNSDVNLVKTCLNYIEDGDTIFLSHGHLIRKLIPFLHNKKSLTVILNDINNAKLVREFSDAEVILIGGFLINGNVLQHPNFSSSILTQFPISHFIFEFAAINTNNYLAIQDIEHQELYQQILKSSDHSIGILPPRISSNDNHTIGKLKNMDVIILSRSAVNEYHQLLLNSNFKQHTTTKYSVTYHNALEA from the coding sequence ATGGCTAAAGTATCTTCGGCACAATTAAAGCGGCGATTGGAAATTGCTGCGATTGTGCGCAAAAATGGAGAAATAAAAGTTGATGAGTTATCTGACATGCTACAGGTTTCTAATGTAACTATTCGTCAGGATTTAACATATTTAGAACATCAAGGGTATTTAAAACGTTTTTTTGGGCGAGCTATCTATATTTCGCCTGAAGATTTTATTAGCAATTCAAATAGTGTGTATCCAAGTCGTTTGGCATCATATCTTAATACTGATAATAGTGATGTTAATTTAGTAAAAACTTGTCTAAATTATATTGAAGATGGTGATACAATTTTTTTAAGTCATGGTCATTTGATTCGAAAATTGATTCCTTTTCTGCATAATAAAAAATCATTAACAGTTATTTTAAATGATATTAATAACGCAAAACTGGTTAGAGAATTCTCAGATGCAGAAGTGATTCTTATTGGTGGTTTTTTAATAAATGGTAATGTACTACAGCATCCTAACTTTTCGTCATCTATTTTAACGCAATTCCCAATATCGCACTTTATATTCGAATTCGCAGCTATTAATACTAACAATTATTTAGCTATTCAAGATATTGAACATCAGGAACTTTATCAACAGATATTAAAAAGTTCAGATCATTCTATAGGTATTTTACCACCAAGAATCAGCAGTAATGATAATCATACTATTGGTAAATTAAAAAACATGGATGTTATTATTTTATCCCGCTCCGCTGTTAATGAATATCATCAACTATTGCTTAATTCTAATTTTAAGCAACATACAACAACTAAATATTCTGTGACTTATCATAATGCATTGGAGGCCTAA
- the ribD gene encoding bifunctional diaminohydroxyphosphoribosylaminopyrimidine deaminase/5-amino-6-(5-phosphoribosylamino)uracil reductase RibD yields MTMNKDQFYMQQAIELAKFGRFTTTPNPNVGCIIVKNDHIIGKGFHMKAGLPHAEVYALKMAGDEAKDATAYVTLEPCSHYGRTPPCADALVKSGIKRVVIAMQDPNPNVAGQGIKRLTDAGIEVCVGVLADQAEAINKGFLKRMRTGLPFVQLKMAVSLDGKIAMASGESKWITSVAARQDVQQYRAQASCILSTRKTVQEDNASLTVRYNELPISIKEIYPSTEIRQPIRVIIDSKNQMTGDENIFNQPGETWLVRKQNVLISSPNTKLIIESSNSHQVDLLELLSILAKQQINSVWVEAGSHLAGALIEQNLVDELIIYYAPKLLGHNAQDMFVLPHLQKLSLAPQFRFESVEMVGDDLKIMLRNGVF; encoded by the coding sequence ATGACTATGAATAAAGATCAATTTTATATGCAGCAAGCTATTGAGCTTGCTAAATTTGGTCGCTTCACTACTACCCCTAATCCTAATGTCGGTTGTATCATTGTTAAAAATGATCACATCATTGGTAAAGGTTTTCATATGAAAGCTGGTTTACCTCATGCAGAAGTCTATGCACTAAAAATGGCTGGTGATGAAGCTAAAGATGCTACGGCTTATGTAACGCTAGAGCCTTGCAGCCATTATGGAAGAACACCTCCTTGCGCAGATGCACTGGTTAAATCGGGAATTAAACGAGTTGTTATTGCTATGCAGGATCCTAATCCCAATGTCGCAGGACAAGGTATAAAGAGATTAACTGATGCAGGCATTGAAGTTTGTGTTGGTGTGTTAGCTGATCAAGCCGAAGCCATTAATAAAGGCTTTTTAAAACGGATGCGAACAGGTTTGCCATTTGTACAACTTAAAATGGCAGTTTCTTTAGATGGTAAAATAGCTATGGCATCAGGCGAAAGTAAATGGATAACCTCCGTTGCGGCAAGACAAGATGTTCAGCAATATAGAGCTCAGGCAAGTTGTATCTTAAGTACCAGAAAAACAGTTCAGGAAGATAATGCGAGTTTAACGGTTAGATATAATGAATTACCTATTTCAATTAAAGAAATTTACCCTTCTACCGAAATTCGTCAACCTATACGAGTGATAATCGATAGCAAAAATCAAATGACGGGTGATGAAAATATCTTTAATCAGCCTGGTGAAACTTGGTTGGTTAGAAAGCAAAATGTTCTAATATCATCACCAAATACAAAACTTATCATTGAATCATCAAACAGTCATCAAGTCGACTTATTAGAATTATTATCCATATTAGCCAAGCAGCAAATAAATTCTGTATGGGTTGAAGCTGGATCTCATTTAGCCGGTGCGCTAATTGAGCAAAATCTCGTGGATGAGTTAATCATCTATTATGCACCTAAATTGCTTGGTCATAATGCACAAGATATGTTTGTATTACCTCACTTACAAAAACTTTCGTTAGCACCTCAGTTCCGATTTGAATCTGTTGAAATGGTGGGAGATGATCTGAAAATAATGTTGAGGAACGGGGTTTTTTGA
- the nrdR gene encoding transcriptional regulator NrdR produces the protein MHCPFCNADDTKVIDSRLVGEGFQVRRRRQCVECNERFTTFEVAELIMPNVIKSNKVREPFNEDKLRNGIKRALEKRPVSFDAIEDAITRIKSKLRATGEREVPAKLIGNFVIEELKNLDKVAYIRFASVYFSFDDIEQFSNEIAKLQQK, from the coding sequence ATGCACTGTCCGTTTTGTAATGCAGATGATACAAAAGTTATTGATTCTCGTTTAGTTGGTGAAGGGTTTCAGGTTCGTCGTCGTCGACAATGTGTCGAATGTAATGAACGTTTTACGACATTTGAAGTGGCTGAATTAATTATGCCTAATGTTATTAAAAGCAATAAAGTTCGCGAACCTTTCAATGAAGATAAACTCCGAAATGGTATAAAACGAGCACTAGAAAAACGCCCTGTTAGTTTTGATGCAATTGAAGATGCAATTACTCGAATTAAATCGAAACTGAGAGCAACAGGAGAAAGGGAAGTACCGGCCAAATTAATTGGTAATTTTGTTATTGAAGAGCTTAAAAATCTTGATAAAGTTGCCTATATTCGTTTCGCATCTGTCTATTTTAGCTTTGATGATATTGAACAATTCAGTAATGAAATTGCTAAGTTACAACAAAAGTAA
- the thrC gene encoding threonine synthase — protein MKLYNLKDHSEQVSFAQAVQQGLGKEQGLFFPEQLPKFSSAEIEALLKMDFITRSAKILSAFIGNEISDNDMHRLVQNAFQFPAPVKSVEDDIGTLELYHGPTLAFKDFGGRFMAQALVQVAADKKITILTATSGDTGAAVAHAFYNLPNIRVVILYPEGKISPLQEKLFCTLGDNIHTIAIQSDFDACQALVKKAFDDEELKTTIGLNSANSINISRLLAQICYYFEAYAQLTPKQREQLVISVPSGNFGDLTAGLLAKTMGLPIKRFIAATNANDTVPRYLETGKWEPHETVATLSNAMDVSQPNNWPRIEEIYKREGWVLKSLGHAAVSDAVSVETVQELDKKGYLSEPHGAIAYRVLRDQLQEGEYGLFLGTAHPAKFKEVVEDILGRSISLPQPLAERADMPLLSHHMPDDFNKLRDFLISLTW, from the coding sequence ATGAAACTGTATAACTTAAAAGATCATTCAGAGCAAGTTAGTTTCGCGCAGGCGGTACAACAAGGTTTAGGGAAAGAACAAGGTCTATTTTTTCCAGAACAATTGCCAAAATTTTCATCAGCAGAAATAGAAGCACTTTTAAAAATGGATTTTATCACACGTAGTGCCAAAATCTTATCGGCGTTTATTGGCAATGAAATTAGCGATAATGATATGCATCGACTAGTGCAAAACGCATTCCAATTTCCAGCTCCAGTTAAATCAGTAGAAGATGATATTGGAACATTAGAACTTTATCATGGCCCAACATTAGCATTCAAAGACTTTGGTGGACGCTTTATGGCTCAGGCTTTAGTCCAAGTGGCAGCAGATAAAAAGATTACTATCTTAACAGCAACCTCTGGTGATACTGGTGCTGCTGTTGCCCATGCGTTTTATAACTTACCCAATATTCGTGTAGTGATTTTATATCCGGAAGGTAAAATTAGTCCGTTACAAGAAAAACTATTTTGTACTTTAGGCGATAACATTCACACAATTGCTATTCAAAGTGATTTTGATGCCTGCCAAGCTTTAGTTAAAAAAGCGTTTGATGATGAAGAGCTAAAAACTACAATTGGTTTAAACTCAGCTAACTCGATTAATATCAGTCGGCTTTTAGCTCAAATTTGCTATTATTTTGAGGCTTATGCACAGCTTACGCCAAAACAACGCGAACAATTAGTTATTTCAGTACCAAGTGGTAATTTTGGTGATTTAACTGCTGGTTTACTAGCAAAAACGATGGGGTTACCAATTAAACGCTTTATTGCTGCTACTAATGCTAATGATACGGTTCCACGTTATTTAGAAACAGGAAAATGGGAACCCCATGAAACTGTGGCAACATTATCAAATGCTATGGATGTTAGTCAGCCAAACAACTGGCCAAGAATCGAAGAAATTTATAAACGAGAAGGTTGGGTACTGAAATCATTAGGGCATGCTGCTGTTTCTGATGCAGTTTCCGTAGAAACGGTTCAGGAATTAGATAAAAAAGGATATTTATCCGAGCCTCATGGTGCTATTGCTTATCGTGTATTACGAGACCAGTTGCAAGAAGGAGAGTATGGTTTATTTTTGGGTACAGCTCATCCAGCTAAGTTTAAAGAAGTAGTTGAGGATATCCTTGGCCGATCAATCTCACTACCACAACCTCTGGCTGAACGAGCTGATATGCCTTTACTTTCTCACCATATGCCTGATGATTTTAATAAATTACGTGATTTCTTAATCTCATTGACATGGTAA
- the thrB gene encoding homoserine kinase, with translation MSQKSLTVYAPASMANISVGFDILGAAINPISGAMLGDCITIESATEFSFTSQGQFVKNLPKDPKLNIVYQCWQRFCKAMGKTLPIKMTLEKNMPIGSGLGSSACSVVGAFVALNKFFNEPFNKFELLSMMGELEGCISGSVHYDNVAPCYLGGMQLILDEMGIISESIPHFENWYWVMAYPGIKVSTAEARAILPAQYQKADCVAHGRYVGGFLHACYTKQPKLAAAMLIDNIAEPYRKQLLPNFDETQKKVKQLGALASGISGSGPTMFVVADNLETAQQIESLLKSSYLQNEEGFTHICKIDPQGAREI, from the coding sequence ATGAGTCAAAAATCATTAACTGTGTATGCACCTGCATCAATGGCAAATATTAGTGTTGGCTTTGATATTTTAGGTGCAGCAATCAATCCAATTAGTGGTGCGATGTTGGGTGACTGTATTACTATCGAGTCTGCAACTGAGTTTAGCTTTACCAGCCAAGGTCAATTTGTTAAAAATTTACCAAAGGATCCCAAATTAAATATTGTTTATCAATGTTGGCAGCGTTTTTGTAAAGCCATGGGGAAAACATTACCGATAAAAATGACGCTTGAAAAAAACATGCCAATTGGTTCTGGATTAGGTTCAAGCGCTTGCTCTGTTGTTGGTGCTTTTGTTGCGTTAAATAAGTTTTTTAATGAACCATTTAATAAATTTGAATTGCTCTCCATGATGGGCGAACTTGAAGGCTGCATTTCTGGTAGTGTTCATTATGATAATGTTGCTCCTTGCTATTTAGGTGGAATGCAACTTATTCTCGACGAAATGGGCATCATAAGTGAGTCAATACCTCATTTTGAAAATTGGTATTGGGTGATGGCTTATCCTGGTATTAAAGTTTCTACAGCTGAAGCTCGAGCAATATTACCAGCTCAATATCAAAAAGCCGATTGTGTCGCGCACGGTCGTTACGTAGGTGGTTTTTTACATGCTTGTTATACTAAACAACCAAAACTTGCAGCAGCAATGTTGATTGATAATATTGCAGAACCTTATCGTAAACAATTGCTACCTAATTTCGATGAAACACAAAAAAAGGTCAAACAACTTGGTGCACTAGCCTCGGGTATATCAGGCTCAGGGCCGACGATGTTTGTGGTGGCCGACAACCTTGAAACTGCACAGCAGATTGAGTCGTTGTTAAAAAGTTCTTATCTACAAAATGAAGAAGGTTTTACTCATATTTGTAAAATAGATCCACAAGGTGCAAGAGAGATTTAA
- the thrA gene encoding bifunctional aspartate kinase/homoserine dehydrogenase I produces the protein MKVLKFGGTSVANAERFLRVAEIIENNAKQEQTATVLSAPAKITNHLVAMVEKTIAKQDIQTNIYDAEKIFADLLEGISKAVPNFAYEEMKKFALDELNNVKQLLEGIRLLGQCPDSINASIICRGEKLSIAIMQELLKAKGHAVTVINPVAMLIAEGDYLESTVDIVESSHRISEMHIPPENIILMPGFTAGNEKGELVVLGRNGSDYSASVLAACLRANSCEIWTDVDGVYTCDPRIVPDAKLLKTMSYQEAMELSYFGAKVLHPRTILPIAQFQIPCLIKNTNNPDAAGTLIGANVVDSSTPVKGITNLNNMAMINVSGPGLKGMVGMSARVFSAMSYAGISVVLITQSSSEYSISFCVPQTELYRAEEALSEEFYLELKDGLLEPIEVIEKLAIISVVGDGMRTLRGLSANFFTALARANINIVAIAQGSSERSISVVVDNDVAVMGVRVTHQMLFGTDKMLDVFVIGVGGVGGALVDQIGRQQKWLKNKQIDLRVCGLFNSKHAVLNRDGIDLTNWRDQIKQSETNYTLNSIIDFAKNNRLLNPILVDCTSSSEVSDKYVDFLANGFHVVTPNKKANTSSMAYYHRLRQEAANSKRKFQYDTNVGAGLPVIENLQNLLNAGDELIKFSGILSGSLSFIFGKLDEGMSLSEATKLAKEKGFTEPDPRDDLSGTDVARKLLILAREAGLQLELDQIKVESVLPAEYSKGSIDEFMAKLPQLDAQFKEKSEKAAKEGKVLRYVGSIDGNQCSVKIESVDNDDPLYKVKNGENALAFYTRYYQPIPLVLRGYGAGNDVTAAGVFADILRTTSGKIGG, from the coding sequence ATGAAAGTTTTAAAATTTGGAGGAACATCTGTTGCCAACGCAGAACGTTTTTTGCGTGTAGCAGAGATTATTGAAAATAATGCTAAACAAGAACAAACGGCAACGGTTTTATCTGCACCAGCTAAAATTACTAATCATCTAGTGGCAATGGTTGAAAAAACCATTGCAAAACAAGATATCCAAACTAATATCTACGATGCTGAAAAAATCTTTGCAGACTTACTAGAAGGTATTTCGAAAGCGGTACCTAATTTTGCCTATGAAGAAATGAAAAAGTTTGCTCTAGATGAGTTAAATAACGTTAAACAACTATTAGAAGGTATTCGGCTATTAGGTCAATGTCCGGATAGTATTAATGCAAGTATCATTTGTAGAGGTGAAAAACTTTCGATTGCAATTATGCAAGAATTGCTTAAAGCGAAAGGTCATGCTGTAACAGTTATTAACCCTGTGGCAATGCTGATTGCTGAGGGGGACTATCTAGAGTCTACAGTTGATATTGTCGAGTCATCGCATCGAATCAGTGAAATGCATATACCTCCAGAAAATATAATTTTGATGCCAGGGTTTACCGCTGGTAATGAAAAAGGAGAATTAGTTGTTCTTGGCCGTAATGGCTCTGATTATTCAGCTTCAGTATTAGCAGCGTGTTTACGTGCCAACAGCTGCGAAATTTGGACTGATGTTGACGGAGTTTATACTTGTGATCCTCGAATTGTGCCTGATGCTAAATTACTAAAAACGATGTCTTATCAAGAAGCTATGGAACTATCGTATTTTGGTGCAAAAGTGCTTCATCCAAGAACAATATTACCTATCGCTCAATTTCAAATTCCATGTTTAATTAAAAATACTAATAATCCAGATGCAGCAGGCACGTTAATCGGCGCTAATGTTGTTGATAGCTCAACACCAGTAAAAGGTATCACTAATTTAAATAACATGGCTATGATTAATGTATCAGGTCCAGGATTAAAAGGAATGGTAGGTATGTCAGCGCGGGTTTTTTCCGCTATGTCTTATGCTGGTATTTCTGTGGTACTTATTACGCAATCATCATCTGAATATAGTATTAGTTTTTGTGTGCCTCAAACTGAACTCTACCGAGCTGAAGAGGCATTAAGTGAAGAATTTTACTTAGAGTTAAAAGATGGCTTACTTGAACCAATTGAAGTTATCGAAAAATTAGCAATTATCTCAGTTGTTGGTGATGGTATGCGTACTTTACGTGGTTTATCGGCTAATTTCTTTACTGCATTAGCCCGTGCCAATATTAATATCGTAGCAATTGCTCAAGGCTCCTCGGAACGCTCAATCTCGGTCGTCGTTGATAATGATGTTGCCGTAATGGGTGTACGTGTGACGCATCAAATGCTATTTGGTACTGACAAAATGTTAGATGTGTTTGTTATTGGTGTTGGTGGTGTTGGTGGTGCATTGGTTGATCAAATTGGTCGGCAACAAAAATGGCTTAAAAACAAACAAATCGATTTACGTGTTTGTGGATTATTTAATTCCAAACATGCTGTACTTAATCGGGATGGTATTGATTTAACAAATTGGCGCGATCAAATAAAACAAAGCGAGACCAATTATACTCTAAATAGCATTATTGATTTTGCTAAAAATAACCGGCTCCTCAATCCAATTTTAGTCGATTGTACTTCAAGTAGTGAAGTATCAGATAAATATGTTGATTTTTTAGCTAATGGTTTTCATGTTGTAACGCCAAATAAGAAAGCCAATACAAGCTCGATGGCTTATTACCATCGTTTACGGCAAGAAGCAGCTAATAGTAAGCGAAAATTTCAATATGATACTAACGTTGGTGCAGGTTTACCTGTGATAGAAAATTTACAAAATCTACTGAACGCGGGTGATGAATTAATCAAGTTTTCAGGGATTTTATCTGGATCATTGTCTTTCATTTTTGGTAAGTTAGACGAAGGTATGTCATTGTCAGAAGCAACTAAATTAGCGAAAGAAAAAGGTTTTACCGAGCCTGATCCTAGAGATGACTTATCAGGAACAGATGTCGCAAGAAAGCTATTAATTTTAGCTCGGGAGGCTGGATTACAACTAGAACTTGATCAAATTAAAGTTGAGTCAGTATTACCAGCTGAATATTCTAAAGGTAGTATCGATGAATTCATGGCAAAACTACCACAATTAGACGCTCAGTTTAAAGAAAAATCAGAAAAGGCAGCTAAAGAAGGAAAAGTGTTACGTTATGTTGGTAGTATTGATGGAAACCAATGTAGCGTTAAGATAGAATCTGTTGATAATGATGATCCACTTTATAAAGTTAAAAATGGTGAAAATGCTTTAGCATTTTATACTAGGTACTATCAACCAATTCCATTAGTATTACGTGGTTATGGTGCTGGTAATGACGTTACAGCTGCGGGTGTGTTTGCCGATATTTTACGAACCACATCTGGAAAAATTGGAGGCTAA
- a CDS encoding SDR family oxidoreductase, with the protein MNIALVTGASSGFGKAICRKLITDGYKVIGAARRLDKLQKLAQELGDNFLPLTLDVTKKDSVETILLQLPKEFQPIDILINNAGLALGLAPAYEADYNDWETMIETNVIGLVHLTYQILPGMVERNYGYIINLGSVAGTYPYKGGNVYGATKAFVKQFSANLRTDLLGKKIRVTNIEPGLCGGTEFSNVRFHGNDEKAAAVYKDVDFITPEDIANTVSWLVNTPNHFNVNSIEIMPVAQASAGLSVCKEV; encoded by the coding sequence ATGAATATTGCTTTAGTTACTGGTGCTTCTTCTGGCTTTGGTAAAGCAATTTGCCGAAAACTTATTACTGATGGTTATAAAGTAATTGGTGCAGCCAGACGACTTGATAAATTACAAAAACTTGCACAAGAATTAGGTGATAATTTTTTACCGCTAACTCTTGATGTGACAAAAAAAGACTCTGTTGAAACAATTTTGTTACAGCTGCCTAAAGAGTTTCAGCCTATCGATATATTAATTAACAATGCAGGATTAGCTTTAGGTTTAGCACCAGCATATGAAGCTGATTACAATGATTGGGAAACAATGATTGAAACCAATGTTATTGGATTAGTGCATTTAACATATCAAATATTACCTGGCATGGTAGAGCGTAACTATGGTTATATTATTAATCTTGGATCAGTAGCCGGTACATATCCGTATAAAGGTGGAAATGTTTACGGTGCAACAAAAGCATTTGTTAAGCAGTTTAGTGCTAATTTAAGAACAGATTTATTGGGTAAAAAAATCAGAGTAACAAATATCGAACCCGGATTATGTGGAGGAACAGAGTTTTCCAATGTCCGATTCCATGGTAATGACGAAAAAGCTGCTGCGGTTTATAAAGATGTGGATTTTATTACACCAGAAGATATTGCCAATACCGTCTCATGGTTAGTTAATACACCAAATCATTTTAATGTGAATTCAATTGAAATTATGCCGGTCGCACAAGCTTCAGCAGGGTTATCAGTTTGCAAAGAAGTTTAA
- the uspA gene encoding universal stress protein UspA, which translates to MAYKHILVAVDLSPESEVLVEKAVSMARPYNAQISLIHVGINYSDLYTGLVDINMNDMKDRITEDAHIALNKLADDAGYPIAHTLSGNGEFGQVLIEAIHEYGADLVVCGHHQDFWSKLMSSARQLINNTHIDTLIVPLKDDEPSEEPSK; encoded by the coding sequence ATGGCTTATAAACACATTTTAGTCGCAGTGGATTTATCACCTGAAAGTGAAGTTCTTGTTGAAAAAGCAGTCTCAATGGCTAGACCATATAATGCTCAAATATCACTCATTCATGTGGGCATCAATTACTCTGACCTTTATACAGGCCTAGTTGATATTAATATGAATGATATGAAAGATCGTATCACTGAAGATGCCCATATTGCATTAAATAAATTAGCTGATGATGCAGGTTATCCAATTGCACATACTCTTTCTGGTAATGGTGAATTTGGACAAGTATTAATTGAAGCTATCCACGAATATGGTGCAGATCTAGTTGTTTGTGGTCATCACCAAGATTTTTGGAGTAAATTAATGTCTTCAGCACGCCAGCTAATTAATAATACCCATATCGATACATTGATTGTTCCTTTGAAAGATGATGAGCCATCCGAAGAACCATCTAAATGA
- the pitA gene encoding inorganic phosphate transporter PitA, whose translation MFHLFADLEFSTIILLVLALFFVLFYEAINGFHDTANAVATVIYTRALKEQLAVFMAGMFNFFGVLLGGLSVAYAIVHLLPTDLLLNVSSSHGLAMVFSILFAAIIWNLGTWYVGIPASSSHTLIGAIIGVALANAFIMDTSIIDALNIPKMIQIFLSLIISPIVGLVIAGLMIFLLRKYWTRKGQGKKRSKKRERIFMTPEQREKLYGKKKPPFWIRIMLIISAAGVSFSHGANDGQKGIGLLMLVLMGIAPAGFIVNMGASTYEITNTRNAIHNIEEYFITHNDDLNTVIGKQSAVDTATPENDLNKYHCDYSRSFTTLSIANNLFNKINDYGSLNVDQRSQTRRILLCLSDTVSHVAKQPNVSAEDKQYLKSLNNDLLKTIEYAPIWIIIGVASALAVGTMIGWRRVAITIGEKIGKKGMTYAQGVSAQITTALSIGIASYTGMPVSTTQVLSSSVAGTMIVDGGGVQSKTIKNIALTWVLTLPISILLSGSLFWLAQKLI comes from the coding sequence ATGTTTCATCTATTTGCTGATTTAGAATTTTCTACGATTATATTACTAGTTTTAGCGCTATTTTTTGTTCTTTTTTATGAGGCAATTAATGGATTTCATGATACCGCAAATGCAGTTGCGACAGTAATATATACTAGAGCATTAAAAGAACAGCTCGCTGTTTTTATGGCTGGTATGTTTAACTTTTTTGGGGTATTACTTGGCGGGCTTAGTGTTGCTTATGCAATCGTTCACCTTTTACCTACTGATTTATTACTTAATGTAAGTTCTTCTCATGGACTTGCGATGGTCTTTTCAATTTTATTTGCTGCTATCATTTGGAATTTGGGTACTTGGTATGTAGGTATTCCTGCTTCTAGTTCTCATACTTTAATTGGTGCAATTATTGGTGTTGCATTGGCCAATGCATTTATTATGGATACATCTATCATTGATGCACTTAATATTCCAAAAATGATACAAATTTTCCTATCATTAATTATTTCACCAATTGTTGGTCTTGTTATCGCTGGATTAATGATTTTTTTATTACGAAAATATTGGACCCGTAAAGGTCAAGGTAAAAAACGTAGTAAAAAAAGAGAACGAATTTTTATGACACCAGAACAGCGTGAAAAGCTATATGGTAAAAAGAAACCGCCATTTTGGATTCGTATTATGCTTATTATTTCAGCCGCTGGTGTAAGTTTCTCGCATGGCGCAAATGATGGGCAAAAAGGTATTGGTTTATTGATGTTAGTATTGATGGGCATTGCACCCGCTGGTTTTATTGTTAACATGGGGGCATCAACTTATGAAATTACCAATACCAGAAATGCGATTCATAATATTGAAGAGTACTTTATCACTCATAATGATGATCTCAATACAGTAATTGGTAAACAATCAGCAGTTGATACTGCAACTCCTGAAAATGATTTAAATAAATATCATTGTGATTATTCTCGATCCTTCACTACGTTAAGTATTGCTAACAATTTGTTCAATAAAATTAACGATTATGGTTCGCTTAATGTAGATCAACGTTCTCAAACTAGACGTATTTTATTATGTTTATCTGATACGGTATCTCATGTTGCTAAACAACCAAATGTATCAGCAGAAGATAAACAGTACCTAAAATCATTAAATAATGATTTATTAAAAACAATTGAATATGCACCAATTTGGATAATTATCGGAGTAGCTTCAGCACTTGCAGTTGGTACAATGATTGGTTGGCGGCGAGTAGCTATTACTATTGGTGAAAAGATTGGTAAAAAGGGAATGACCTATGCACAAGGGGTTTCAGCTCAAATTACTACAGCGTTATCAATTGGTATAGCAAGCTATACAGGAATGCCTGTATCGACAACACAAGTCCTTTCTTCATCTGTTGCAGGTACGATGATTGTCGATGGTGGAGGAGTGCAAAGTAAAACGATAAAAAATATTGCATTAACCTGGGTTCTTACTTTACCTATTTCAATTTTGTTATCTGGGTCACTTTTTTGGCTTGCTCAAAAATTAATTTAG